A window of the Vigna angularis cultivar LongXiaoDou No.4 chromosome 3, ASM1680809v1, whole genome shotgun sequence genome harbors these coding sequences:
- the LOC108324954 gene encoding pentatricopeptide repeat-containing protein At1g02370, mitochondrial: MNHGRLISGGGWLIRRLFTAAESPSKSPDLYRMLSALGKTGGSVSETLDNHIMKGKAVKTEELLRYVQELRRYRRFQHALEIIEWMEMRKIDSSRNNYAVQLDLVSKTKGVVAAEEFFSGLPPPAKNKFTYCALLNCYCKELMKDKALSHFDKMNELGYVNSLAFSNLMSLYMRSGEPQKVPHLVELMKKRSLPLCSFTYNIWMNSCASLGDLDGVERVYEEMKTKDRIGWETYSNLAAISVKVKDFEKAEMMLKELEKRVKPRQRDAYHCLLSLYAGTGNLGEVHRVWNSLKSVSPVTNLSYLAMLSNLRRLNDIEGLTKCFKEWEASCVSYDVRLAGVCVSAYLGQNMVEEAALVFEGASRRSKSPLFRIEEMFILYFLEKRQLDAAVRHLEAALSEVKGDEWHPSPQVVGAFLKYYEEDTGMDGVDELCKILKAKNFDDSWIKTCINEAKASPETDPRLKEDDPPNYRAQEN, translated from the exons TCGGAAACTTTGGACAACCATATAATGAAAGGCAAAGCCGTAAAAACAGAAGAACTCCTAAGATATGTCCAGGAGCTCCGAAGGTATCGCAGATTTCAGCATGCACTCGAg ATAATTGAATGGATGGAGATGAGAAAAATTGACTCTTCCCGGAATAATTATGCAGTGCAATTAGATCTGGTGTCTAAGACCAAAGGGGTGGTTGCGGCTGAAGAGTTTTTCAGTGGTCTTCCTCCTCCAGCCAAGAACAAGTTCACGTATTGTGCTCTCTTGAACTGTTACTGCAAGGAACTAATGAAAGACAAGGCATTGAGTCATTTTGACAAAATGAATGAATTGGGTTATGTCAATTCTCTGGCTTTCAGCAATTTGATGAGTCTGTATATGAGAAGTGGTGAACCCCAGAAAGTGCCTCACCTAGTAGAGCTAATGAAAAAGAGAAGCCTTCCCTTGTGTTCATTCACGTATAATATCTGGATGAACAGCTGCGCCTCTTTGGGCGATCTTGATGGGGTGGAGAGAGTCTATGAGGAGATGAAAACTAAAGATCGAATTGGTTGGGAGACTTACAGCAACCTTGCTGCTATTTCTGTGAAGGTTAAGGACTTTGAGAAGGCTGAAATGATGCTTAAGGAGCTGGAGAAACGAGTGAAGCCACGGCAGCGTGATGCTTACCATTGCTTGCTTAGCCTCTATGCCGGGACTGGTAATCTTGGAGAGGTTCACAGAGTGTGGAATTCCCTCAAGTCTGTCTCCCCTGTGACCAATTTGAGCTATCTGGCTATGCTTAGTAACCTCCGAAGGCTTAATGATATAGAGGGCTTAACAAAATGTTTTAAGGAGTGGGAAGCTAGTTGTGTTAGCTATGATGTGAGGTTAGCTGGTGTCTGCGTTAGTGCTTATTTGGGTCAGAACATGGTGGAAGAAGCTGCATTGGTGTTTGAGGGGGCTAGCAGGAGGAGCAAAAGCCCTTTGTTCAGGATTGAGGAAATGTTCATATTGTATTTCTTGGAGAAACGTCAATTGGATGCTGCTGTGAGGCACTTGGAGGCTGCGCTTTCAGAAGTCAAGGGTGATGAATGGCATCCTTCACCACAAGTTGTTGGGGCTTTTCTGAAGTACTACGAAGAAGACACGGGTATGGATGGTGTTGACGAGTTGTGTAAGATTCTCAAGGCTAAGAATTTTGATGATTCCTGGATTAAAACTTGCATTAATGAGGCCAAAGCGTCTCCTGAAACTGATCCAAGATTGAAGGAAGATGATCCTCCAAACTATCGTGCGCAGGAGAACTAG
- the LOC108325919 gene encoding uncharacterized protein LOC108325919: MLRYLLLLFLLGLGARVESHEESGPWSCNSESEIRVEANFKPGVITLDGHADDWKDIDASYFPLLPALDPDAENEFKGGKMSVKSVHDGRDIFFLLQVDGDYAYSKGESKKCPSVALMFQIGDGASYHNMGGCEEHSTSCTNKTCKGHEVDIMHFSIGSAIPGRLYGGNPLDNRDGNGGDRFGHLVDLYAWNPHCRYLDGTGPPGSANDSSAQNDWKGAWWHSSFTVHSGFVEDESPYADNGKKGKYFFEFSRPLRTMDHLQQDVQFNIGGSSKMSVAFWYPVDGQPWHGSGHYSVNCDWVPIDISVGGSLSGNSVDAASSSSWNVASAFSVILSVAALCVSVFVSYRVFNPKSVPFTPLENNNL; this comes from the exons ATGCTTCGTTACCTTTTGCTGTTGTTCTTATTGGGCCTGGGAGCCCGGGTGGAGTCACACGAGGAATCGGGCCCCTGGAGCTGCAACTCCGAGTCCGAGATCCGAGTCGAGGCCAATTTCAAACCCGGCGTTATTACACTGGATGGCCACGCCGACGATTGGAAGGACATTGATGCGTCCTACTTCCCCCTCCTCCCCGCCCTCGACCCTGACGCTGAGAATGAATTCAAAGGTGGAAAGATGAGCGTTAAG AGTGTGCATGATGGCCGCGATATCTTCTTTCTATTGCAAGTCGACGGTGATTATGCGTACTCCAAAGG TGAAAGCAAGAAATGTCCATCTGTTGCTCTCATGTTTCAGATTGGAGATGGTGCCTCTTATCATAAT ATGGGTGGCTGTGAGGAACATTCAACCTCATGCACTAACAAGACCTGCAAAGGTCATGAAGTTGACATTATGCACTTTTCCATAGGAAGTGCTATTCCAGGACGGCTTTATGGCggcaatcccttggacaatagGGATGGAAATGGTGGCGACAG GTTTGGTCACTTGGTTGATCTGTATGCCTGGAATCCACATTGTAGATACTTGGATGGAACTGGTCCTCCAGGTTCTG CTAATGATTCTAGTGCGCAGAATGACTGGAAGGGTGCCTGGTGGCATAGTAGTTTCACGGTTCACTCAG GTTTCGTAGAGGATGAGAGTCCATATGCAGATAATGGAAAAAAGGGCAAATACTTTTTTGAATTTTCCAGGCCTTTGAGGACCATGGATCATCTTCAACAG GACGTGCAATTTAACATCGGTGGATCCAGTAAGATGTCTGTTGCATTCTGGTATCCAGTAGATGGTCAGCCATGGCATGGTTCTGGACACTACTCTGTTAATTGTGATTGGGTTCCCATTGACATATCTGTTGGCGGTTCTTTGAGTGGCAACTCAGTAGATGCAGCATCAAGTAGCTCGTGGAATGTGGCTAGTGCCTTTTCCGTTATACTATCAGTAGCAGCACTTTGTGTGTCTGTGTTTGTGAGCTATCGAGTGTTCAATCCTAAGAGTGTTCCCTTTACACCGTTAGAGAACAATAACCTTTAA
- the LOC108325918 gene encoding pentatricopeptide repeat-containing protein At1g02370, mitochondrial isoform X2, producing the protein MCRGAPKVSQISACTRVQLDLVSKTKGVVAGEEFFSGLPTPAKNKYTYGALLNCYCKELMKDKALSHFDKMDELGYVSSLAFNNMMSLYMRSGEPQKVPHLVELMKRRSIPLSSFTYHVWMNACASLGDLDGVERVYEEMKTEDKIGWQTYSNLAAIYVKVKDFEKAEMMLKELEKRVKPRQRDAYHFLLGLYAGTGNLGEVHRVWNSLKSVSPVTNFSYMVMLSTLRRLNDIEGLTKCFKEWEASCVSYDVKLAGVCVSAYLGQNMVEEAALVFEGASRRSKSPLFRIEEMFMLYFLEKRQLDAALRHLDAALSEVKGDEWHLSRQVVEAFLKYYEEETDMDGVDELCKILKAKNFDDSWIKTCINEAKASPETDPRLKEDDPQNYRAQENYFHKIWNYFNTSFGKYL; encoded by the exons ATGTGTCGAGGAGCTCCGAAGGTATCGCAGATTTCAGCATGCACTCGAG TGCAATTAGATCTTGTGTCCAAAACCAAAGGGGTGGTTGCGGGTGAAGAGTTTTTCAGTGGTCTTCCAACTCCGGCCAAGAACAAGTATACGTATGGTGCTCTCTTGAACTGTTACTGCAAGGAACTAATGAAAGACAAGGCATTGAGTCATTTTGACAAAATGGATGAATTGGGTTATGTCTCTTCTCTGGCTTTCAACAATATGATGAGTCTGTATATGAGAAGTGGTGAACCCCAGAAAGTGCCTCACCTGGTGGAGCTAATGAAAAGGAGAAGCATTCCCTTGTCTTCATTCACGTATCATGTCTGGATGAACGCATGCGCCTCTTTGGGCGATCTTGATGGGGTGGAGAGAGTCTATGAGGAGATGAAAACTGAAGATAAAATTGGTTGGCAGACTTACAGCAACCTTGCTGCTATTTATGTGAAGGTTAAGGACTTTGAGAAGGCTGAAATGATGCTTAAGGAGCTGGAGAAACGAGTGAAGCCAAGGCAGCGTGATGCTTACCATTTCTTGCTTGGCCTCTACGCTGGGACAGGTAATCTGGGAGAAGTTCATAGGGTGTGGAATTCCCTCAAGTCTGTCTCCCCTGTGACCAATTTTAGCTATATGGTTATGCTTAGTACCCTCCGAAGGCTTAATGATATAGAGGGCTTAACAAAATGCTTTAAGGAGTGGGAAGCTAGTTGTGTTAGCTATGATGTGAAGTTAGCTGGTGTCTGCGTTAGTGCTTATTTGGGTCAGAACATGGTGGAAGAAGCTGCATTGGTGTTTGAGGGGGCTAGCAGGAGGAGCAAAAGCCCTTTGTTTAGGATAGAGGAAATGTTCATGTTGTATTTCTTGGAGAAACGTCAATTGGATGCTGCTCTGAGGCACTTGGATGCAGCGCTTTCAGAAGTCAAGGGTGATGAATGGCATCTTTCACGACAAGTTGTTGAGGCTTTTCTGAAGTACTACGAAGAAGAGACGGATATGGATGGTGTTGATGAGTTGTGTAAGATTCTCAAGGCTAAGAATTTTGATGATTCCTGGATTAAAACTTGCATTAATGAGGCCAAAGCGTCTCCTGAAACTGATCCAAGATTGAAGGAAGATGATCCTCAAAACTATCGTGCGCAGGAGAACTATTTTCATAAGATTTGGAACTATTTTAATACTTCATTTGGAAAATATCTTtag
- the LOC108325918 gene encoding pentatricopeptide repeat-containing protein At1g02370, mitochondrial isoform X1 has product MNFGRLISGGRLLLRRLCTAAESPAKSPNIYRMLSALGKTGGSVSETLDNHVMQGKAIKKRELERCVEELRRYRRFQHALEIIKWMEMRKINFSWDNYAVQLDLVSKTKGVVAGEEFFSGLPTPAKNKYTYGALLNCYCKELMKDKALSHFDKMDELGYVSSLAFNNMMSLYMRSGEPQKVPHLVELMKRRSIPLSSFTYHVWMNACASLGDLDGVERVYEEMKTEDKIGWQTYSNLAAIYVKVKDFEKAEMMLKELEKRVKPRQRDAYHFLLGLYAGTGNLGEVHRVWNSLKSVSPVTNFSYMVMLSTLRRLNDIEGLTKCFKEWEASCVSYDVKLAGVCVSAYLGQNMVEEAALVFEGASRRSKSPLFRIEEMFMLYFLEKRQLDAALRHLDAALSEVKGDEWHLSRQVVEAFLKYYEEETDMDGVDELCKILKAKNFDDSWIKTCINEAKASPETDPRLKEDDPQNYRAQENYFHKIWNYFNTSFGKYL; this is encoded by the exons ATGAATTTCGGCCGGCTGATTTCTGGTGGACGGTTGCTACTCCGGCGGCTTTGCACGGCGGCTGAGAGTCCAGCAAAAAGTCCAAACATCTATCGAATGTTATCGGCGTTGGGCAAGACTGGAGGAAGCGTGTCGGAAACTTTAGACAACCATGTAATGCAAGGCAAAGCCATTAAAAAAAGAGAACTCGAAAGATGTGTCGAGGAGCTCCGAAGGTATCGCAGATTTCAGCATGCACTCGAG ATAATTAAATGGATGGAGATGAGGAAAATTAACTTTTCCTGGGATAATTATGCAGTGCAATTAGATCTTGTGTCCAAAACCAAAGGGGTGGTTGCGGGTGAAGAGTTTTTCAGTGGTCTTCCAACTCCGGCCAAGAACAAGTATACGTATGGTGCTCTCTTGAACTGTTACTGCAAGGAACTAATGAAAGACAAGGCATTGAGTCATTTTGACAAAATGGATGAATTGGGTTATGTCTCTTCTCTGGCTTTCAACAATATGATGAGTCTGTATATGAGAAGTGGTGAACCCCAGAAAGTGCCTCACCTGGTGGAGCTAATGAAAAGGAGAAGCATTCCCTTGTCTTCATTCACGTATCATGTCTGGATGAACGCATGCGCCTCTTTGGGCGATCTTGATGGGGTGGAGAGAGTCTATGAGGAGATGAAAACTGAAGATAAAATTGGTTGGCAGACTTACAGCAACCTTGCTGCTATTTATGTGAAGGTTAAGGACTTTGAGAAGGCTGAAATGATGCTTAAGGAGCTGGAGAAACGAGTGAAGCCAAGGCAGCGTGATGCTTACCATTTCTTGCTTGGCCTCTACGCTGGGACAGGTAATCTGGGAGAAGTTCATAGGGTGTGGAATTCCCTCAAGTCTGTCTCCCCTGTGACCAATTTTAGCTATATGGTTATGCTTAGTACCCTCCGAAGGCTTAATGATATAGAGGGCTTAACAAAATGCTTTAAGGAGTGGGAAGCTAGTTGTGTTAGCTATGATGTGAAGTTAGCTGGTGTCTGCGTTAGTGCTTATTTGGGTCAGAACATGGTGGAAGAAGCTGCATTGGTGTTTGAGGGGGCTAGCAGGAGGAGCAAAAGCCCTTTGTTTAGGATAGAGGAAATGTTCATGTTGTATTTCTTGGAGAAACGTCAATTGGATGCTGCTCTGAGGCACTTGGATGCAGCGCTTTCAGAAGTCAAGGGTGATGAATGGCATCTTTCACGACAAGTTGTTGAGGCTTTTCTGAAGTACTACGAAGAAGAGACGGATATGGATGGTGTTGATGAGTTGTGTAAGATTCTCAAGGCTAAGAATTTTGATGATTCCTGGATTAAAACTTGCATTAATGAGGCCAAAGCGTCTCCTGAAACTGATCCAAGATTGAAGGAAGATGATCCTCAAAACTATCGTGCGCAGGAGAACTATTTTCATAAGATTTGGAACTATTTTAATACTTCATTTGGAAAATATCTTtag